In Shinella sp. XGS7, a single genomic region encodes these proteins:
- a CDS encoding adenosine deaminase, translating to MQADTYRHIPRAQLPALLAAAPKAELHLHIEGTLEPELMFALARRNGITLPYPDVEALRRAYDFSDLQSFLDLYYAGAGVLQTAQDFEDMAYAYFERAAADHIRRSEIFFDPQTHTHRGITLATVMAGLEAAVARAERELGLSIALIPNFLRHLSEEDALQTLDALLPYRERLLGVGLDSGERGNPPEKFARVFERARALGLRIVAHAGEEGPPAYIWGALQTLGAERIDHGVRCLEDPALVEELRRRAVPLTVCPLSNLRLCVVPDLAQHPLPALLEAGLKVMLNSDDPAYFGGYLGANLDQCFDALPQLDAGHAYTLLRNSFEASFASPEQQAGWIAELDAVFARFSADAAR from the coding sequence ATGCAAGCCGACACCTACCGCCACATCCCCCGCGCGCAGTTGCCGGCCCTGCTGGCCGCCGCGCCCAAGGCCGAGCTGCATCTGCACATCGAGGGCACGCTGGAGCCCGAGCTGATGTTCGCCCTGGCCCGTCGCAACGGCATCACCCTGCCCTACCCCGATGTGGAGGCGCTGCGCCGCGCCTACGACTTCAGCGATCTGCAGAGCTTTCTGGACCTCTACTACGCCGGGGCCGGCGTGCTGCAGACGGCGCAGGACTTCGAGGACATGGCCTACGCCTACTTCGAGCGCGCCGCGGCCGACCACATCCGCCGCAGCGAGATCTTCTTCGACCCACAGACCCACACCCACCGCGGCATCACCCTGGCCACCGTGATGGCCGGCCTGGAGGCCGCTGTTGCCCGCGCCGAACGCGAGCTGGGCCTGAGCATCGCCCTCATCCCAAACTTTCTGCGCCACCTCAGCGAGGAGGACGCGCTGCAGACCCTGGACGCCCTGCTGCCCTACCGCGAGCGCCTGCTGGGCGTGGGGCTGGACAGCGGTGAACGCGGCAATCCGCCCGAGAAGTTCGCGCGCGTCTTCGAGCGCGCCCGGGCCCTGGGTCTGCGCATCGTGGCCCATGCCGGCGAGGAAGGCCCGCCCGCCTATATCTGGGGCGCGCTGCAGACCCTGGGCGCCGAGCGCATTGACCACGGCGTGCGCTGCCTGGAAGACCCGGCCCTGGTGGAGGAACTGCGCCGACGCGCCGTGCCGCTCACGGTTTGCCCGCTGTCCAATCTGCGCCTGTGCGTGGTGCCGGACCTGGCGCAGCACCCCCTGCCCGCCCTGCTGGAGGCCGGGCTCAAGGTGATGCTCAACTCGGACGACCCGGCCTACTTCGGCGGCTATCTGGGCGCCAATCTGGACCAGTGCTTCGACGCCCTGCCCCAGCTTGACGCCGGCCACGCCTACACCCTGCTGCGCAACAGCTTCGAGGCCAGCTTCGCCAGCCCCGAGCAGCAAGCCGGCTGGATCGCCGAGCTGGACGCGGTGTTCGCGCGCTTCAGCGCGGACGCAGCGCGCTGA
- the smpB gene encoding SsrA-binding protein SmpB, whose product MSIAENRRARFEYHIEEQYEVGVVLEGWEIKAIRAGQVQLTDGYVMIKNGELFLIGCRINALRSASTHVNPQADRTKKLLLKKDEIRRLVGKVEQRGFTLVPLNLHYKGGLVKADIALAKGKSQHDKRETEKKRDWEREKGQLMRHKVSGNGKPGRD is encoded by the coding sequence ATGTCCATCGCAGAAAACCGCCGCGCCCGATTCGAGTACCACATAGAGGAGCAGTACGAGGTCGGCGTCGTGCTCGAGGGCTGGGAGATCAAGGCCATACGCGCCGGCCAAGTCCAGCTCACCGACGGCTACGTGATGATCAAGAACGGCGAGCTCTTCCTGATCGGCTGCCGCATCAACGCCCTGCGCAGCGCCTCCACCCATGTGAACCCGCAGGCTGATCGGACCAAGAAGCTGCTGCTCAAGAAGGACGAGATCCGCCGCCTGGTGGGCAAGGTGGAGCAGCGCGGCTTCACGCTCGTGCCGCTGAACCTGCACTACAAGGGCGGCCTGGTGAAGGCCGACATCGCCCTGGCCAAGGGCAAGAGCCAGCACGACAAACGCGAGACCGAGAAGAAGCGCGACTGGGAACGCGAGAAGGGCCAGCTGATGCGCCACAAGGTGAGCGGCAACGGCAAGCCCGGCCGCGACTGA
- a CDS encoding type II toxin-antitoxin system RatA family toxin: MKHVRKSVLLWYSPQEMYQLVTGISHYPEFLPWCEKAELLEQREDGITARLALAYAGVHHAFTTRNTHVADSRVEMALVDGPFSQLDGVWQFIPLNKPGASSEADKACKIEFELRYAFSSRALEAVVSPVFDRIANTFVDRFVQRAEVVYGPR; encoded by the coding sequence ATGAAACACGTTAGGAAGTCCGTGCTGCTGTGGTACTCCCCGCAGGAGATGTACCAGCTGGTCACCGGCATCAGTCACTATCCCGAATTCCTGCCCTGGTGCGAGAAGGCGGAGCTGCTGGAGCAGCGCGAGGACGGCATCACCGCTCGCCTGGCCCTGGCCTACGCCGGCGTGCACCATGCCTTCACCACCCGCAACACCCATGTGGCCGACAGCCGGGTGGAGATGGCCCTGGTGGACGGCCCCTTCTCGCAGCTGGACGGGGTCTGGCAGTTCATCCCCCTGAACAAGCCGGGCGCGAGCTCGGAGGCCGACAAGGCCTGCAAGATCGAGTTCGAGCTGCGCTACGCCTTCTCCAGCCGCGCGCTGGAGGCGGTGGTGAGCCCCGTCTTCGACCGCATTGCCAACACCTTTGTGGACCGCTTCGTGCAGCGGGCCGAGGTCGTCTATGGCCCCCGCTGA
- a CDS encoding RnfH family protein, with protein MAPAEPARLRVELVWSPAAGDVRHQWLDLAAGCTLGQALRACEALAGVDLGGFRIGIWGRVRPLDTPLRERDRIELYRPLTVDPKEARRQRYRATGRRIVSRHRPKAGAI; from the coding sequence ATGGCCCCCGCTGAGCCGGCGCGCCTGCGGGTGGAGCTGGTCTGGAGCCCGGCCGCCGGTGATGTGCGTCACCAATGGCTGGACCTGGCCGCGGGCTGCACCCTGGGTCAGGCTCTGCGGGCTTGCGAGGCCCTGGCCGGCGTGGATCTGGGGGGCTTTCGCATCGGCATCTGGGGCCGGGTGCGGCCGCTGGACACGCCGCTGCGCGAGCGCGATCGCATCGAGCTGTACCGCCCGCTGACGGTGGATCCCAAGGAGGCGCGGCGCCAGCGCTATCGCGCCACGGGTCGGCGCATCGTCTCGCGCCACCGCCCCAAGGCCGGGGCGATCTGA
- a CDS encoding DUF4124 domain-containing protein, whose protein sequence is MRRQHPHRKPLFQALMPLGLSALLLLMAGPALAQWKWRDAAGKVQYSDLPPPAGVAEKDILQRPPGQRQPVIIRPIGQEAATPSAAPAPASQASAPSRADLERQAKAKQEQEQQARKQKEEERRVAEQRAENCKRASSHLRMLEDGVRISRRNEAGETEYLDERQRAEEMQRTRAVISSDCR, encoded by the coding sequence ATGCGCCGTCAACACCCTCACCGCAAGCCCTTGTTCCAGGCCCTGATGCCTCTGGGTCTGAGCGCCCTGCTGCTGCTCATGGCCGGCCCGGCCCTGGCTCAGTGGAAGTGGCGCGATGCGGCCGGCAAGGTGCAGTACAGCGATCTGCCGCCGCCCGCCGGCGTGGCGGAGAAGGACATCCTCCAGCGCCCGCCGGGCCAGCGCCAGCCGGTGATCATCCGCCCCATCGGGCAGGAAGCGGCCACGCCTTCCGCCGCCCCGGCCCCCGCGTCCCAGGCCTCGGCGCCCAGCCGCGCCGATCTGGAGCGCCAGGCCAAGGCCAAGCAGGAGCAGGAGCAGCAGGCCCGCAAGCAGAAGGAAGAGGAGCGCCGCGTGGCCGAACAACGCGCCGAGAACTGCAAGCGCGCCAGCAGCCATCTGCGCATGCTGGAAGACGGCGTGCGCATTTCGCGCCGCAACGAGGCGGGCGAGACCGAGTATCTGGATGAACGCCAGCGCGCCGAGGAAATGCAGCGCACCCGCGCCGTGATCAGCAGCGACTGCCGCTGA
- the guaB gene encoding IMP dehydrogenase, translated as MRLLGKALTFDDVLLVPAFSQVLPRDTSLATQFTRNIRLNLPLVSAAMDTVTEARLAIAIAQEGGIGIVHKNLTPAQQAAEVARVKRYESGVLRDPITITPDTTVRQVKALSDQHGISGFPVLQGQKVVGIVTGRDLRFETRNDAPVSQIMTPAERLITVKEGASLEEGKALMHKHKLERVLVVNDAFELRGLMTVKDITKQTNFPNAARDAHGKLRVGAAVGVGEGTEERVELLVRAGVDALVVDTAHGHSAGVIERVRWVKKNYPQVDVIGGNIATGAAALALAEAGADAVKVGIGPGSICTTRIVAGVGVPQLAAIMSSVEAAQAAGIPVIADGGIKFSGDLAKAIAAGASAVMVGSLLAGTDESPGEVFLYQGRSFKAYRGMGSVGAMARGSADRYFQAEVRDTLKLVPEGIEGQVPYKGPVSGVLHQLAGGLKASMGYCGCASIAEMHERAEFVEITAAGIRESHVHDVQITKEAPNYRLE; from the coding sequence ATGCGCCTTCTCGGAAAAGCACTCACCTTCGACGACGTGTTGCTGGTGCCTGCCTTCTCCCAGGTGTTGCCCCGCGACACCAGCCTTGCCACCCAATTCACCCGCAATATCCGGCTGAACCTGCCCCTGGTTTCCGCCGCGATGGATACCGTGACCGAAGCACGGCTGGCGATTGCGATCGCCCAGGAAGGCGGCATCGGCATCGTGCACAAGAACCTGACGCCGGCCCAGCAGGCCGCCGAGGTGGCACGCGTCAAGCGCTACGAGTCGGGCGTGCTGCGCGACCCGATCACGATTACCCCCGACACCACGGTGCGCCAGGTCAAGGCCTTGAGCGACCAGCACGGCATCTCCGGCTTCCCGGTGCTGCAGGGCCAGAAGGTCGTGGGCATCGTCACCGGCCGCGATCTGCGTTTCGAGACCCGCAACGACGCGCCGGTCAGCCAGATCATGACCCCAGCCGAGCGCCTGATCACGGTCAAGGAAGGCGCCTCCCTGGAAGAGGGCAAGGCCCTGATGCACAAGCACAAGCTGGAGCGCGTGCTGGTGGTCAACGACGCCTTCGAGCTGCGCGGCCTGATGACCGTCAAGGACATCACCAAGCAGACCAACTTCCCCAACGCCGCGCGTGATGCGCACGGCAAGCTGCGCGTGGGCGCTGCGGTCGGCGTGGGCGAGGGCACCGAGGAGCGCGTCGAGCTGCTGGTGCGTGCCGGTGTCGACGCCCTGGTGGTGGACACCGCGCATGGCCATAGCGCCGGCGTGATCGAGCGCGTGCGCTGGGTCAAGAAGAACTACCCGCAGGTGGACGTGATCGGCGGCAATATCGCCACCGGCGCGGCCGCCCTGGCCCTGGCGGAAGCGGGCGCGGATGCGGTCAAGGTCGGTATCGGCCCGGGCTCGATCTGCACCACGCGCATCGTCGCGGGCGTCGGCGTTCCGCAACTTGCGGCCATCATGTCCTCGGTCGAGGCGGCGCAGGCCGCCGGCATTCCGGTCATCGCCGATGGCGGCATCAAGTTCTCCGGTGACCTTGCCAAGGCCATCGCCGCCGGCGCCTCGGCCGTCATGGTCGGCTCGCTGCTCGCCGGTACGGATGAAAGCCCGGGCGAAGTGTTCCTCTACCAGGGCCGCTCCTTCAAGGCCTATCGCGGCATGGGCTCCGTCGGCGCCATGGCCCGCGGCTCGGCCGACCGCTACTTCCAGGCGGAAGTGCGCGACACGCTGAAGCTGGTGCCGGAGGGCATCGAGGGCCAGGTGCCCTACAAGGGCCCGGTCTCGGGCGTGCTGCACCAGCTGGCCGGCGGCCTCAAGGCCTCCATGGGCTACTGCGGCTGCGCCAGCATCGCCGAGATGCATGAGCGCGCCGAGTTCGTCGAGATCACGGCCGCGGGCATCCGCGAGAGCCATGTGCACGACGTGCAGATCACCAAGGAAGCGCCCAACTACCGCCTGGAGTGA
- a CDS encoding MFS transporter: protein MTEPVPPTDPATKHGGRKAAMSFILVAVLIDMISIGLIIPVLPPLVGTFAKTPAEHTLAYLAVSFAFGIANFFGSPILGALSDRFGRRPVLLIGFSGLALSFLVTASATALWMLIVVRLFSGAMQANAAVANAYVADITPPAERAKRFGMLGAAFGMGFILGPVMGGLLGDIDLHLPFYVAGGLALLNWLYGFFVLPESLPAEHRRPFEWKSANPVSALKKLSALKGVGSLVFVIGLSGLAQLMVHTTWVIYTGIKFGWGPKENGLSLFAVGAMAVLVQGFLLPRLLKRFSPQRLVVWGLASSVITNFVWGAATEGWMMYAIIAFNILGFAASTAMQSLVSNAADAKTQGQTMGAVSSLNSVMAVLAPVLGMGLMYLVAELPRGDWRIGAPFYFCALLQTASLFFAWRHFGRQANPVPLARAS from the coding sequence TTGACTGAGCCGGTGCCCCCCACCGACCCGGCAACGAAGCATGGCGGCCGCAAGGCCGCCATGTCCTTCATCCTGGTCGCCGTGCTGATCGACATGATCTCGATCGGCCTGATCATCCCGGTGCTGCCGCCGCTGGTGGGCACTTTTGCCAAGACTCCGGCCGAGCACACCTTGGCCTATCTGGCGGTGAGCTTTGCCTTCGGCATTGCCAACTTCTTTGGCTCGCCCATCCTGGGGGCGCTGTCCGACCGCTTCGGGCGCCGCCCGGTGCTGCTGATCGGCTTCTCGGGCCTGGCCCTGAGCTTTCTGGTCACGGCCTCGGCCACCGCGCTGTGGATGCTGATCGTGGTGCGCCTGTTCTCGGGCGCCATGCAGGCCAATGCGGCCGTGGCCAATGCCTATGTGGCCGACATCACTCCGCCGGCCGAGCGCGCCAAGCGCTTCGGCATGCTGGGTGCGGCCTTCGGCATGGGCTTCATCCTGGGTCCGGTGATGGGCGGCCTGCTGGGCGATATCGACCTGCATCTGCCCTTCTACGTGGCCGGCGGCCTGGCCCTGCTGAACTGGCTCTACGGCTTCTTCGTGCTGCCCGAGTCCCTGCCGGCCGAGCATCGCCGCCCCTTCGAGTGGAAGAGCGCCAACCCCGTGAGCGCGCTGAAGAAGCTCTCCGCGCTCAAGGGCGTGGGCAGCCTGGTCTTCGTGATCGGGCTCTCCGGCCTGGCTCAGCTGATGGTGCACACCACCTGGGTGATCTACACCGGCATCAAGTTCGGCTGGGGCCCCAAGGAGAACGGGCTCTCGCTCTTTGCCGTGGGCGCCATGGCGGTGCTGGTGCAGGGTTTCCTGCTGCCGCGCCTGCTCAAGCGCTTCAGCCCGCAGCGCCTGGTGGTCTGGGGCCTGGCCTCCAGCGTGATCACGAATTTCGTCTGGGGCGCGGCCACCGAGGGCTGGATGATGTACGCCATCATCGCCTTCAACATCCTGGGCTTCGCGGCCTCCACCGCGATGCAGAGCCTGGTGTCCAATGCCGCCGACGCCAAGACCCAAGGCCAGACCATGGGTGCCGTCTCCTCGCTCAACAGCGTGATGGCGGTGCTGGCGCCAGTGCTGGGCATGGGCCTGATGTACCTGGTGGCCGAGCTGCCGCGCGGTGACTGGCGCATCGGCGCGCCCTTCTATTTCTGCGCTCTGCTGCAGACCGCTTCCCTCTTCTTTGCCTGGCGTCATTTCGGTCGCCAGGCCAACCCGGTGCCGCTGGCCCGGGCTTCTTGA
- the guaA gene encoding glutamine-hydrolyzing GMP synthase, translated as MDLFMQHDKVLILDFGSQVTQLIARRVRESHVYCEIHPNDVSDDFIRAFAPKAIILSGSHASTYEDHELRAPQAVWDAGVPVLGICYGMQTMAVQLGGEVSWSDTREFGYAEVRAHGHTKLLDGIQDFATAEGHGMLKVWMSHGDKVTALPPGFKLMASTPSCPIAGMANEDKGYYAVQFHPEVTHTVQGQAMLTRFVREIAGCKGDWIMGDYIEEAVAKIREQVGDEEVILGLSGGVDSSVAAALIHRAIGDQLTCVFVDHGLLRLNEGDMVMDMFEGKLHAKVIRVQAEELFLGQLAGVSDPEKKRKIIGGLFVDVFKAEAEKLKASGQGHKGATFLAQGTIYPDVVESGGTKTKKATTIKSHHNVGGLPEQLGLKLLEPLRELFKDEVRELGVALGLPPEMVYRHPFPGPGLGVRILGEVKKDYADLLRRADAIFIEELRNTRDEATGKTWYELTSQAFTVFLPVKSVGVMGDGRTYDYVVALRAVQTSDFMTADWAELPYSLLKRTSGRIINEVRGINRVTYDVSSKPPATIEWE; from the coding sequence TTGGATCTTTTTATGCAACACGACAAAGTCCTGATCCTCGACTTCGGCTCCCAGGTGACGCAGCTGATCGCGCGTCGCGTGCGCGAGTCGCATGTCTACTGCGAGATCCATCCCAACGACGTCAGCGACGACTTCATCCGCGCCTTCGCGCCCAAGGCCATCATCCTCTCGGGCAGCCACGCCTCCACCTACGAGGACCATGAGCTGCGCGCGCCCCAGGCCGTGTGGGATGCCGGCGTGCCGGTGCTGGGCATCTGCTACGGCATGCAGACCATGGCCGTGCAGCTGGGCGGCGAGGTGAGCTGGAGCGACACCCGCGAGTTCGGCTACGCCGAGGTGCGCGCCCATGGCCACACGAAGCTGCTGGACGGCATCCAGGACTTCGCCACGGCCGAAGGCCACGGCATGCTCAAGGTCTGGATGAGCCATGGCGACAAGGTCACGGCCCTGCCGCCGGGCTTCAAGCTGATGGCGTCCACGCCCAGCTGCCCCATCGCCGGCATGGCCAATGAAGACAAGGGCTACTACGCCGTGCAGTTCCACCCCGAGGTCACGCACACCGTACAGGGCCAGGCCATGCTCACCCGCTTCGTGCGTGAGATCGCCGGCTGCAAGGGCGACTGGATCATGGGCGACTACATCGAGGAAGCCGTCGCCAAGATCCGCGAGCAGGTGGGCGACGAGGAGGTGATCCTGGGCCTGTCCGGCGGCGTGGACTCCAGCGTGGCCGCGGCCCTGATCCATCGCGCCATCGGCGACCAGCTCACCTGCGTCTTCGTGGACCACGGCCTCCTGCGCCTGAACGAAGGCGATATGGTCATGGACATGTTCGAAGGCAAGCTGCACGCCAAGGTGATCCGCGTGCAGGCCGAGGAGCTGTTCCTGGGTCAGCTGGCCGGCGTGAGCGACCCCGAGAAGAAGCGCAAGATCATCGGCGGCCTCTTCGTCGATGTGTTCAAGGCGGAGGCCGAGAAGCTCAAGGCAAGTGGCCAAGGGCACAAGGGCGCCACCTTCCTGGCCCAGGGCACCATCTACCCCGATGTGGTGGAGAGCGGTGGCACCAAGACCAAGAAGGCCACCACCATCAAGAGCCACCACAATGTGGGCGGCCTACCCGAGCAGCTGGGCCTGAAGCTCTTGGAGCCGCTGCGCGAGCTCTTCAAGGACGAGGTGCGCGAGCTGGGCGTGGCCCTGGGCCTGCCGCCCGAGATGGTCTACCGCCATCCCTTCCCGGGCCCGGGCCTGGGCGTGCGCATCCTGGGCGAGGTCAAGAAGGACTACGCCGACCTGCTTCGCCGTGCCGACGCCATCTTCATCGAGGAGCTGCGCAACACCCGCGACGAAGCCACGGGCAAGACCTGGTACGAACTCACCAGCCAGGCCTTCACCGTCTTCCTGCCGGTCAAGAGCGTGGGCGTGATGGGCGACGGTCGCACTTACGACTATGTGGTGGCCCTGCGCGCCGTGCAGACCAGCGACTTCATGACCGCCGACTGGGCCGAGCTGCCCTACAGCCTGCTCAAGCGCACCTCGGGCCGCATCATCAACGAGGTGCGCGGCATCAACCGCGTGACCTATGACGTGAGCTCCAAGCCGCCGGCGACCATCGAGTGGGAATGA